In Tripterygium wilfordii isolate XIE 37 chromosome 17, ASM1340144v1, whole genome shotgun sequence, the genomic window GGATAATGCTCGAGACCCCTAAAATGTGATCCACAAAAGTCCTCCAAacctatgtgacattaaaacctatgtgacattaaaataatcattgattaaaaacacacatgtaggactcacctcacattaaatgggggtcttttggggttactttttgggggtctcaaacattatcctaATTAATGGGAAGGTGGAATCTATCTCCAATTCCAAATAAGATGCTGTAGAATGGCTAAGAACATGCTATTGGTTTCCCCAGTTCGTTATTAACCGAGAAGTGCCGTAAAATGCATAAATATGTTTTCCATTCTATTAGATAAGAAAGTTTCATTGCTTTCTGTTGAAAATCTTTGTGTTGATCATTAATGGTAGAGTTATGATGTTGAGTAAACGCGTATTATTCGAGGGAACAGTGATTTAAATTTATAAGCTCGCTTACCTTCACAAAGTGTTCTGGATGATTTAAATAGTATAATTCCTCTTACCAATCAAACTTTTCATTGGATTATCTGCCAACTACTTGCACTATTTCAAACAAGGCCAATCAAAGAGAATAGTGTGCTTCGTATGCTTAAGAGAATAGCTCATTTTGTTAGTTTGTATAGGTTATTGTTCATGTGTGTATATAAAGATCCCTTCTTGGAATTGAGATAAATAACTGCACAAAACTAGGAACCTAATGTCAAGAAAAATAGATATCTTAGCAATATCTTTGGCTATTGGTTGTTTTCATGGAAACAAACCCTCTGAAGTTTTGAGTACTGAAAAAAATGCAGAGAAGGTAATTATTGAAATGGTAAGGTAATTGACAGTAATTCACTTGGAATGCAGATGTACTTAAAGTTAGGCTGCAGATGCAACTTGTTGGCCAGAAAGGAACTTTGACGGGGATGGTACTTTTTCGTGCATCTTGTGTACCTGTTTTTTGTGTTATATTTATATGGCTTACTGTATTATTTGAGTGTAATATTGTATCTTAGGTTCATTCATACAGGGAAGTGTGTGCCTGCAAGTTTTGAAACAAGAAGGACCAAGGTCTTTGTATCTAGGATTAGCACCTGCCTTGACGAGGTCAGTTCTTTATGGAGGCCTTCGTTTAGGGCTGTATGAACCATCCAAGTATGCCTGTGACTGGGCATTGGGTTCTTCAGGTGTATTGGTTAAGATTGCGTCTGGTGCATTTGCTGGTGCTACAGCAACTGCGTTGACCAATCCAATAGAAGTTCTAAAGGTATGCAACCATTTTGGGGTTTAGAAATCTTTATATCTTATTCTAGACCTAAGACTAAGAGCCAATATCCTTTCGTCAGGTGCGGCTGCAGATGTATCCAAACTTGAGGCAAGGAGGGCCAGTTGCAGAAATGCGAAGGATTGTGTCTGAAGAGGGAGTAAAAGCTCTTTGGAAGGGGGTTGGCCCTGCTATGGCAAGAGCTGCAGCTTTGACTGCATCACAACTGGCAACATATGATGAATCCAAGCAGGTCAAGTTCTAGGGACTGTTTTTCCTTGAGCACCAAAAAAGAAATTCTGCACTTTATGCATTGTTAATCTGAATTTGACTGATCGTATATACTTTCACTGTTTTGTAATATGTACTAATATTATTCTTTTCCTTTGTCACTGACGCAGATTTTGATTAGATGGACACCTTTAGAAGAAGGATTTTATTTGCATCTTATGTATGGACAGCTTGtaactctctttctctccttacTTGCCTCCTGATTTGAATTTCTATTGCTGAAACCGAAGTAGAAGACATGCATCTTAAGCTGGGTTTATTGCTGGGTGTTTGACCAAAAGTTTTCTCTTGTTCTTTTGAAAGTAATGACTGTAGGATTACAAAAATGATAGATGTTATAAAGTATATAAAAATTGTAGTATTGCATTCTATGATGATATAGCTGTAAGTAGGCTTGCCTGTGAAccggtaaaaaaaaataacctcGCTTGGTACTATAGTAGACAACGCCTGCACAAGGTTCCTGTAGTGGGCAGGGTCGGGTACAAACAAGATGTACGCAAACATTGCCCTCACATAGTATGCGAAGAGGTTGTTTCCAGCAATTGAACcggtgacctctaggttgtaccTTTGTAACTTTACCACTGAGCCACATATTCGCCTGTAACCTTGCTTAATACTATGCAACTACAAAAACGGAGCATGAAACTTATTAATCAGCTCCATTTCACTTGTCATCAGTTGGACTATTAGGAAAGGAAGTAATGGAAAGGGCTTTGATAGGATAGATTCCACTGACACTTGGAAAAACACATTGATTCACTGCATCTGATAAGAGAATGGTGAGCCCAGGTTGAACCTAAGGTGAATATATTTTAGGATGCATGATTTTTGGCTATGCTTATATTATGCTATATAATCCATGCcagttttctcttttaatttcatacCAACACTAACTAAATTATGCATACGTTATGAAGCTCAAGTACAATTGCAGGCACAGTGAGCACCGTCATTACTGCTCCCATGGACATGATTAAAACGCGCCTCATGCTGCAACGTGAATCTAAAAGTGCTGGAAGTTATCGAAATGGATTCCACTGTGCATATCAagtattactttgttttccccTCTCCTTTTTTCCCC contains:
- the LOC119981679 gene encoding mitochondrial substrate carrier family protein ucpB, with the translated sequence MTVGQSTSGSSSHSGSVKVNEEQQWAATPSKIFYHFGTSGLAVAMATGVTHPLDVLKVRLQMQLVGQKGTLTGMGSVCLQVLKQEGPRSLYLGLAPALTRSVLYGGLRLGLYEPSKYACDWALGSSGVLVKIASGAFAGATATALTNPIEVLKVRLQMYPNLRQGGPVAEMRRIVSEEGVKALWKGVGPAMARAAALTASQLATYDESKQILIRWTPLEEGFYLHLISSTIAGTVSTVITAPMDMIKTRLMLQRESKSAGSYRNGFHCAYQVVLTEGPRALYKGGFAIFARLGPQTMITFVVCEKLRRLAGLNQI